AATCATCTTTtgctattttaaaatattttttaaaaattaaaattaaataatactaaataaactattttattaaaaaatattttgcaattgaaaatacttttaataaatattttttaaaataggagttatttttcataaataaatagagattaaatgacaaaaaaaaagaatttatgtTTGTCGatttttgtttaaatttttatttatttatttttcatatccctttcaattttattataaaaaatttaatttattattaaagtaTATATCATAGGTAAGTTAATTAATCTATACACTTATACAcccaaattaaatttaaaacattaagtgaCAAAAACATCATACAAAAAGAATTATAAAACTCTATTGGATAAGAATAATATTATGATATAGATAATATTAGGAGTTTGACATAATTTGAATTactgaaattcaaatttaatatattttaatattgatttacatcgcttaatatttatatttattttaaaaataaaatattttattaatttaaataataaagttattatctatggtaaaattattaaataaatttagtgTTTTATCCCTTcacacatttatatatattattatagattATATAtggatataaaaaattttaaattatctatctaataaaattattttttattattaaatttaattcacataaaaaatctcattaataaaataaaaggatatTATTAAATAccataacatttaaaattaggatagttttacatctctttcaaatattattttaaatttattaataaaattttagaagaaTCTcatcaatataaaaattattttacaatctcttttgaatattattttaaatttatttattttataataaaaaaataattatttatattagaaTTGGAAGTTTCCGTATCTGAAAAGATGTCTTAGTAGCTAGGAACTCAATTCATGCATGCATCAGTTTCTTATGTATATATGTTCGTCAGAAGTGTGAATTCTTCTAAACCCTAATATTCACTATCTTTGCTCGGAGTTAGGGTTTTGAACCAGAAACTATGGTTGTCGATTATGTGCCTAAAGATTTGGTACGCGACATCTTATTAAGATTACCCGGCAAAAGTTTCATCAGATTCAGGAGTGTTTGCAAATCATGGTGTGCTCTCTTTTCTGattctaattttatatataaaacccTACTCTCTCATTCTGAAGATTTGAATCCCAATCTCCGTGTCCTTGTCAAATCTGAGAAACGTTTGGATTTTGTTTTCTTCTTCCTATCATCTGATAGATTTGCCATGTCTACAACTCAGGAGATCCCATACCCAAGAGATATAATTGATAAATCTTCTTCATTCATTGACATCGTGGGTTCTTGTAGTAATGGCTTAATTTGTCTTCGCGATGAAAGTAATATTATTTTGTGGAACCCCAAAACCTCTGAGACTAAGATGCTACCTCAATCCAATCTTCTTCATCCTCCTCATACTTTTATTTCATTGGGAATTTTAGAATTTGGATTTGACAAGAGAACCAGTGACTACAAAGTTCTCAggattttttgttatttaaatcCTCCTGATCAATCCATTGATTACATAGTGGAGATTTATAGCCTCAGGGATGATTCATGGAGAAAAATTGATTTCTGTTTGAACGATTGGCAATTGCTCTGTCATAAACATGATACTGTCTATTATTATTACTCTAGAGGTCATACTGGTGCAGATGGTGTATTTCATTGGTGGGCAAGAGATATTAACAGGAATTATGCAATTGTTTCATTTGACTTGAGCAATGAGGTTATCAAAACGACAGCTCTACCAGAAGGTATTGGATATTCTTGCTGCAGAACATTGTTCTCGTTGAATGATTATGTTGCTTTCTCCCACTGTAACGATGGTAATCAAGTTGAGTTGTGGGTATTGCTTGAATATGGTGTTAAAGAATCTTGGACCAAATTATACACCATACCATGCCCTCAAAATTTGTGTCAGCCAGTAGGATTTTCAAGCAATGGCGAGCTATTTTTTTCAACTTGGACAGGGCAGCTGATTGTTTGGAATCCTGTTACTAAAGCAATTGTCCATGTTAAAGTTGATGGAGTACCGCAGATTTCCAAGCGGTCAGTTACGTGGAGTCCCATGTTCCTCTTCCATTGAATGGTGGAAACAAATTTGCTGGTGAGCGAAAGGGAAATTCCTCAGAAGCAAATCAAAGTTGAAGGTCCTTTGATTAGAACTCTGGTGCTTGCTTTGATCATAGCAGGAATCATAATTTCATTCCTGAAATATTTTCTTCTGTtgattttttcttcttctattgAGTACACAGTTGACTTGAAGTTTTTAATAGTACTTATTTTAAAACAAGATTTTGCTTGaaagttattaaaaatattcaaatattctTTTTCTATAAAAAGAACTATGATAGTTTAAATTtggaaatatttaaataaaatattgaaattcaTTATGATAATGAGTAATTACTGAAAATTGAATTatagtttaaatatattaaaactcattttttattcttgtaaaaaattacaaaataccaAAATTCCTCCGTAGCTTACAAGGTTACAAATTTAGAGTATTGtctgtatatttattttatttttctataatttttatttttttatcattaaaaaaattatattatcgagtatatatatatataagtataatacttttatttataagaggtgagttttactttattttatatttttgtttaaatttgtataaaaatttaattttttcaagtattaaaagaaatttttatcTTACACAATATAATAACTATCAGCTATGATTGAATCGAAAAAGataacatttttaatatttatttaaattttctttataaaatgtatttttataagtaaattaaaaataatataaatattaatatagctataattaataattaccttaagttttatatattttattttataatatatgatatttaataattataaaattaatttatttaatattcatagtattttttattataatctttatttagagtaaaaattatttttagtattatacAAGTGAATTTGGTTTTTAATgttgttaattttaaatttagtagaaTTAAATTACttgttatattaaaaataatttattaaatttaatagatgctaacatttaaaaattttatatattatatagtctaatttatttaatttgttataaatatataattaaaatttaaatagataatgattttatcatttaaattaattgaaagttaataaaatttaaaatttatatatatttgaatttataagtgaatagtaattttataattgaaattaacttttaaagcagataataattttattatttaaattaatttattattaacaaaaatttgaattttgaattttatataaataataaatagtttataatatatatatataattcataaTACTATAAGGAGtattaaaatcttttttttaaagCATCGAGTATTAAAATCTTAATCCgtttaatatctaaatttataaaaattatgcaattaaatataaattaatcatatgatcaataataaaaaaataaaaattgatgatACATAATATTGGCTATACACTtttaaattaagctaaatatataattaatttatatttaattattataatttttataaatttaataagttataattttaatttaggtattttataaattataataagaatcattttttttttatctttgtgAAAAATATGAAAGGATAAAATATGCATTGGGTTTTTTGAAACatgttaattttaaataagtCCTTCAACTTTTTCATTTAAGTTGTTATAAACCAAATTCATCCTTTTtgctaaataaattcaaaattttaggtttaaatctaaattagtccatacattataaaattttgatttttattaataaaatatttaatgaaacaaaattaaattttgtatttttaatattaaaaatattatattatttttaaataaaataaaaattgaaaaaaaaaacaactgaGAACAAGGACAGCAAGAATAAAAAACCAGATTATGTGAACCCAATCTCAGAAAAAAccagattatatatatatatatatatatatatatatatatatatatataattaaaataaaattaaaggagaatatttatttattataataaataaatttattatataatattgtaataaaaaatattgttttaataattttataacgttgaattattaaatattatattatgtttaaattaaaaataattaaccaTCGTTTACCATGGTTTATTTATAATTACTGGATGGtttttttttagtataaataactgaaatttctcttaaattaataaaaaataaaaaatattttttctaaggataataaaacaaaaaaagataaaaattgaaAGGCTCGACTGGCCATGGGCTAAACTAAACACAAAGGAGCAAAAGGTGGAGCCAAGCCGCGCCGGAGCGCGCGAATGAACTATTCAATGTTCAGCGTAACCGTTCCGAGAAACCTCCTTCGTCTAATCTCTCTCTAATCCctctctctgtgtgtgtgtgtgtctcACTGTCTCTCAAAATACCTGGCCATTAGCCAATCGGATTATCCAAAacttaatttcaaaatcaaattaaatctatCTCTTTCTCCCTCTCTCTCGCTAGCTTCCTGGCCTGCTGTTCTTTATGCTTTAGTACTATAAGCCTTCACTGCCGGATTAGCTAGGGCTCCGGAGACGACGAACGTTCATTCAGCCTTTGAAGGGTATGCTATATTAAATTCTTTAGGGTTTCGCTGCTTCCAATTCTTTCGTAGTATCTAGCTGCCTTTTGTCGGATTCAGAATACTTTTCACGGTATTATAATTTTCTATgtaattggatttttttttggggggatTTTTTGTTGCCTTTGGAGTTAATTTGGGGCTTTCTGCTTTTTCCAATTTTGAGGTTGTAGATTGATTTCTTTCGAGTTATTTCAAtcaaattaagttttttttttcaaattttttttattgtgctGGGTTACATTATCGGATAGAAGAGATGTTTTTCGTACTTGACTAGTTTTCGCGGGGAGGtgtgtgtgttttatttatttatttttaatttgtataaataattaacaATCGTGTGTTTGGTTGGGAGGTGAGTAATGAACTCACGCTTGTTTCAGAAAGATAATTCAGAAAATTTTCTCCCTCTGTCTCGCACTTATAATATCAGATCTTCAATTCCATAAATGGGAAATTTTCGTTTTGAACCTTGTTAGtttcaataattatatatgCCAAAGTAATTATATTGACTTTAGTAGTAGTTGGTGCCTTGTCAATTTGAAATTTATACAGCTAAGCATGAGTAATAAAGTTGGCCTCTTattttatcctttatttttCTCGCTCAGATCCTTTTAgatcataaataaatatttatttcactTGGCAGGCTGCTTGTGATTTAGTAACAACCGCTGTCTTCATTAAGTGCTTGAGATGAGATACAAATCTTTACTAACTCAACATTAGGCTTCAACAGTTGCATTGGTTGCTCCTCATCGTGTTAATTCTTATGATTTTCTTTTGGGTTTGAGTTGCATATGTTATGTGCTTACTAATATCAATGGTCCTCATAGTTATACCTTTTTCTGGACATTTGACTAATGCATGTCAGGACTTTATTACATCAGATTGCCTTATTTGTTGCTTCGTAACTCATAACCTAGAATAATTTAAATGAGTATTTGTATTGGACCACTCTTATTAGATGTGTTTGTATTTTCTTCATGACTTTAATGATTATGCAGAATTTGTTTTCATTCATGTGCCTTTGGATGCATTCAGCTGCTGCTTGAATGCAATTGTGGTATGGTGGAGTACATTTATAAATAATGGTCTATTTGTCATCAGTTTTATTTCTTGTAATTTTTTCACATGCGCTTACATATGCTCAAACCCTCACTTTTAGACACTTTGTGATTGACACTATGCCTGTTGATAGAAACATGGCAAAATTTTTAGGCTTTTGTGAGGGACACTTAGTGGATTAACATTCATGTTAATTGTaatgtaattttaaatgataatttcAGTTAACATATGGAGGGAAGGTGTTCTTTATCTTTGATCAGTATGTTGGTCTAAGCTTCTGCTGAGGATTTGTCAACATCTTCTGCCAATGGCTGCTGATCACCGAAGAAAAAGGCTTAATGGTGCCAGCATTGCAGGTTGCAGTTCTTGGGAGGAATAcaaaaccaaaaagaaaaaattggtATCAccaaaaaatgaattaaatataaagtCTCATATTTCTCTGGAGTGGGATGGCAACCGAAAAAAGGTTGTTGCCAAAAGGGAACAAATTGGGTTAAGTCAGAATGATCTAAGGACATTTGTTGATCCTTCTCCTCAGCATCACAATATCCTAGCAGATGTTATTGCTATTCCTCGAGAAATTTTTGAGGTGGATAATTTGAATAGGGTGCTTTCACATGaggtaattataattatataattgttATTAGTTGCTTTTATGTGT
This sequence is a window from Manihot esculenta cultivar AM560-2 chromosome 4, M.esculenta_v8, whole genome shotgun sequence. Protein-coding genes within it:
- the LOC110612630 gene encoding F-box protein CPR1; translation: MVVDYVPKDLVRDILLRLPGKSFIRFRSVCKSWCALFSDSNFIYKTLLSHSEDLNPNLRVLVKSEKRLDFVFFFLSSDRFAMSTTQEIPYPRDIIDKSSSFIDIVGSCSNGLICLRDESNIILWNPKTSETKMLPQSNLLHPPHTFISLGILEFGFDKRTSDYKVLRIFCYLNPPDQSIDYIVEIYSLRDDSWRKIDFCLNDWQLLCHKHDTVYYYYSRGHTGADGVFHWWARDINRNYAIVSFDLSNEVIKTTALPEGIGYSCCRTLFSLNDYVAFSHCNDGNQVELWVLLEYGVKESWTKLYTIPCPQNLCQPVGFSSNGELFFSTWTGQLIVWNPVTKAIVHVKVDGVPQISKRSVTWSPMFLFH